One stretch of Riemerella columbina DNA includes these proteins:
- the atpA gene encoding F0F1 ATP synthase subunit alpha gives MAEINPAEVSAILKQQLANFDTQSNVEEVGTVLQIGDGIARVYGLENVQYGELVKFESGIEGIVLNLEEDNVGVALLGESKAVREGDTVRRTNRISSIKVGEGMLGRVVDTLGNPIDGKGPIGGELYEMPLERKAPGVIFRQPVNEPLQTGIVAVDSMIPIGRGQRELIIGDRQTGKTTVAIDTILNQKEFYEAGEPVFCIYVAVGQKGSTVAQIVKTLEDKGAMAYTVVVAANASDPSPMQVYAPMAGAAIGEYFRDTGRPALIIYDDLSKQAVAYRELSLLLRRPPGREAYPGDVFYLHSRLLERAAKVIADDEIAKQMNDLPESLKPMVKGGGSLTALPIIETQAGDVSAYIPTNVISITDGQIFLESDLFNSGVRPAINVGISVSRVGGNAQIKSMKKVSGTLKLDQAQYKELEAFAKFGSDLDAATLAVITKGEKNVEILKQPVNSPLPVDSQVAMIYAGTENLLRNVPVNKVKEFMKEYVEFLRTKHPETMAQIKSGKINDEITDVLKGAANDLAAKYN, from the coding sequence ATGGCAGAAATAAATCCAGCAGAAGTATCTGCAATTTTAAAACAGCAATTAGCAAACTTTGATACCCAATCTAATGTAGAAGAAGTAGGAACAGTACTTCAGATTGGAGATGGTATCGCACGCGTATATGGACTTGAAAATGTACAATACGGCGAGCTTGTAAAGTTTGAAAGTGGTATAGAAGGTATCGTGCTTAACCTTGAAGAAGACAATGTAGGGGTGGCACTTTTAGGCGAGTCTAAAGCCGTAAGAGAAGGCGATACCGTAAGAAGAACCAATAGAATTTCCTCTATCAAAGTAGGCGAAGGTATGCTGGGTAGAGTGGTAGACACTTTGGGTAACCCTATCGATGGTAAAGGACCTATCGGTGGTGAGCTTTATGAAATGCCTTTGGAAAGAAAAGCACCAGGGGTTATTTTTAGACAACCCGTAAATGAGCCACTCCAAACAGGGATTGTTGCCGTAGACTCTATGATTCCAATCGGGAGAGGGCAAAGAGAGTTGATTATTGGTGACCGCCAAACTGGTAAAACAACCGTAGCGATTGACACCATCCTCAACCAAAAAGAATTCTATGAAGCTGGAGAGCCTGTATTTTGTATCTATGTAGCTGTAGGTCAGAAAGGTTCTACCGTAGCACAAATCGTAAAAACATTAGAAGATAAAGGCGCTATGGCTTACACCGTAGTGGTGGCAGCTAACGCTTCAGACCCTTCACCAATGCAGGTATATGCGCCTATGGCAGGTGCCGCTATTGGGGAATATTTCCGTGATACAGGGCGCCCAGCGCTCATCATCTATGATGATTTATCTAAACAAGCAGTGGCTTACCGTGAGTTATCACTCTTATTAAGAAGACCACCAGGCCGTGAGGCTTACCCTGGGGATGTATTCTACCTTCACTCCAGATTGTTGGAAAGAGCAGCAAAAGTCATCGCTGATGATGAAATTGCAAAACAAATGAACGACTTACCAGAATCATTAAAACCAATGGTAAAAGGTGGCGGTTCATTAACGGCACTTCCAATTATTGAAACACAAGCGGGGGATGTCTCTGCATATATCCCAACCAATGTGATTTCAATTACCGATGGGCAGATTTTCTTAGAGTCAGATTTATTCAACTCTGGGGTGCGTCCAGCCATCAATGTGGGGATTTCCGTATCCAGAGTAGGGGGAAATGCGCAGATCAAGTCTATGAAAAAGGTATCAGGAACTTTGAAGTTAGACCAAGCTCAGTACAAAGAATTAGAAGCTTTCGCTAAATTCGGTTCAGACTTAGATGCAGCCACATTAGCCGTAATTACCAAAGGGGAGAAGAATGTGGAAATCTTAAAACAGCCAGTTAACTCTCCGCTTCCAGTAGATAGCCAAGTGGCAATGATTTACGCTGGTACAGAAAACTTATTGAGAAATGTACCAGTAAACAAGGTTAAAGAGTTTATGAAGGAATATGTAGAATTCCTAAGAACCAAGCACCCAGAGACTATGGCGCAGATTAAATCAGGTAAAATCAATGATGAAATTACCGATGTGCTTAAAGGTGCAGCGAATGATTTAGCGGCTAAATATAACTAA
- the atpG gene encoding ATP synthase F1 subunit gamma, whose amino-acid sequence MANLKEIRGRIASISSTMQITSAMKMVSAAKLKKAQDAITMLRPYSEKLQEIIENVNTSSDPDKVSIYAKKREVKRILYIAITSNRGLAGAFNSSVIKELNQQLAKNSDKQVEIMTVGKKVFDAVRKTRTPYSNQSHIFDNLSFEAVANHIVYGVMKDFREAKFDEVYLIYNQFLNAATQKVQTEKLLPISIKESDEKESTVEVDYLFEPSRNEILDVLIPKSIKTQVYKAVLDSVASEHGARMTAMHKATDNAQALKNDLVIFYNKARQAAITNEILEIVSGAEALKNG is encoded by the coding sequence ATGGCAAATTTAAAAGAAATACGAGGACGAATCGCTTCCATCTCTTCTACGATGCAGATTACCAGTGCGATGAAAATGGTTTCCGCAGCGAAACTCAAAAAAGCACAAGATGCCATCACGATGCTGAGACCTTATTCTGAAAAATTGCAGGAAATCATAGAAAATGTGAACACCAGCTCAGACCCAGATAAAGTGTCCATCTACGCTAAAAAAAGAGAGGTTAAGAGAATACTTTATATTGCAATTACTTCTAATAGAGGTTTGGCAGGCGCATTCAACTCTTCCGTTATCAAAGAACTTAACCAGCAATTGGCAAAAAATTCTGATAAGCAAGTTGAGATTATGACGGTAGGTAAAAAAGTCTTTGATGCCGTAAGAAAAACCAGAACGCCGTACAGCAATCAGAGCCATATTTTTGATAATCTCAGCTTTGAGGCAGTAGCCAACCATATTGTTTATGGCGTAATGAAAGACTTCCGCGAGGCTAAGTTTGATGAAGTTTATTTGATTTATAACCAGTTTTTAAACGCTGCCACTCAGAAAGTTCAAACCGAAAAATTACTCCCTATTTCCATCAAAGAAAGTGATGAAAAAGAGTCAACAGTAGAGGTAGATTACCTTTTTGAGCCGAGTAGAAACGAGATTTTAGATGTTCTCATCCCGAAATCAATTAAAACTCAGGTTTATAAAGCGGTTTTAGATTCTGTAGCTTCTGAACACGGCGCGCGTATGACGGCAATGCATAAGGCAACAGATAACGCCCAAGCGCTTAAAAATGATTTGGTTATTTTCTATAACAAAGCCAGACAAGCCGCCATTACCAATGAAATTTTAGAAATCGTTTCTGGTGCCGAGGCACTTAAAAATGGATAA
- a CDS encoding hemolysin family protein, whose product MDPDSLVKILIAVFLVLLNGFFVAAEFSIVKVRYSQIQIKAAEGHTMAKQAESIIKNLDAYLSATQLGITLSSLALGWVGESALHHIIENAFQYFDMKVAAATVTTISVVLSFLIITVMHIVFGELVPKSIAIRKSEPTTLFIAAPLKLFYNIFRPFIWLMNSISNAFLRLIKINPASEHEIHSTEELQLLVKQSADSGEIEEENYEIIKNAFDFTDHSAKQIMVPRQNIQTIDIDDTVEEIIETIMESGYSRIPVYEESIDKIIGIFYTKEIIRAYIKAKGNLTHDDLRNFLREAYFVVGSKKISDLLKSFQLKKQHIAIVIDEFGGTEGIITLEDILEELVGEIQDEEDEEEKLVEKVGDNIYWVKATQPLEEINEYLPEPLPEEGEFNTLAGFILHHLEEIPEENQEFDFDHYHFKILKMNNKSVELVELTYNETPAEDTEEADQQA is encoded by the coding sequence ATGGACCCCGACAGTTTAGTCAAGATTCTTATAGCCGTATTTTTAGTACTCCTCAATGGCTTTTTTGTGGCCGCAGAATTCTCAATCGTTAAAGTACGCTATTCCCAAATTCAAATTAAAGCTGCAGAAGGTCATACCATGGCAAAGCAAGCCGAGAGTATTATCAAAAATTTAGATGCTTATCTTTCCGCCACGCAGCTGGGTATCACCTTATCATCGTTAGCCTTAGGTTGGGTGGGAGAGAGCGCCCTACATCATATTATAGAAAATGCCTTCCAGTATTTTGATATGAAGGTGGCAGCCGCTACGGTCACCACCATTTCTGTGGTGCTGAGTTTCCTGATCATCACCGTGATGCATATTGTTTTCGGAGAATTGGTACCGAAATCTATCGCGATAAGAAAATCCGAGCCTACCACGCTCTTCATTGCAGCGCCGCTTAAATTGTTCTACAACATCTTCCGACCGTTTATCTGGTTGATGAACTCCATTTCTAACGCCTTCCTTAGGTTGATTAAAATCAATCCTGCCTCGGAGCACGAGATCCATTCCACCGAAGAGTTACAATTATTGGTAAAACAAAGTGCAGACAGTGGAGAGATAGAGGAAGAAAATTACGAAATCATCAAAAATGCCTTTGACTTTACAGACCATTCGGCAAAACAGATTATGGTGCCTCGCCAGAATATCCAAACCATTGATATTGATGATACGGTGGAAGAGATTATCGAGACCATTATGGAGAGCGGTTACTCCCGTATCCCTGTCTATGAGGAGTCTATTGATAAGATTATCGGGATTTTTTACACCAAAGAAATCATCAGGGCTTACATAAAAGCCAAAGGGAATTTAACCCACGATGACCTTCGGAATTTCCTTCGGGAGGCTTATTTTGTGGTAGGGAGCAAGAAAATCTCTGATCTTTTGAAGAGTTTCCAGTTGAAAAAACAGCACATCGCCATTGTGATTGATGAATTTGGCGGTACGGAAGGCATCATCACTTTAGAAGATATTTTAGAAGAATTGGTGGGCGAGATTCAAGATGAGGAAGATGAGGAAGAAAAATTAGTGGAAAAAGTAGGCGATAATATCTATTGGGTAAAAGCCACGCAACCTTTGGAGGAAATCAATGAGTATCTGCCAGAACCGCTCCCAGAAGAGGGCGAGTTTAATACTTTGGCAGGGTTTATCTTGCATCATTTGGAGGAAATTCCAGAGGAAAACCAAGAGTTTGATTTTGACCACTATCACTTTAAAATCCTCAAAATGAACAATAAAAGTGTAGAGTTGGTGGAATTAACTTACAATGAAACGCCAGCCGAAGACACGGAAGAAGCCGACCAACAAGCATAA
- a CDS encoding ATP-dependent Clp protease adaptor ClpS yields MKFQNLQRETQEEIEVLEHTAPQHKLVLHNDDFNTFDFVIDCLVEICEHTLEQAEQCTFLIHYKGKCTVKTGALEFIEPMHKKLLSRGLSSEII; encoded by the coding sequence ATGAAATTTCAGAATCTACAGAGAGAAACTCAAGAGGAGATAGAGGTTTTAGAGCATACGGCGCCGCAGCACAAGCTGGTGCTTCATAATGACGATTTCAATACTTTTGATTTCGTGATAGATTGTTTGGTGGAAATCTGCGAACACACCTTGGAACAGGCGGAACAATGCACCTTTTTAATCCATTACAAAGGCAAATGCACCGTAAAAACAGGAGCGCTGGAGTTCATAGAACCGATGCATAAAAAATTGCTTTCTCGTGGGCTGTCCAGTGAAATTATTTAA
- a CDS encoding polyketide cyclase has product MLFVDESKSFRIERTIDYPLEKVYPQFNNFQNMTRWNAYFVENPQLKFEYFIPYEGQGASMNFVEAKRGIGMVFLRYENPNQTLKYEFFNPDSNIPLKIDVKLLPKGNATEVIWLVNTPKMPLLKRYVNLFSADNFEDLVDKSMENLKNLLNNKVDRAEINAKIKYDSLMVEQQEPAVLVGINSTAQNKSKSQLFKNIVKNHHKLLNYINNDLGKREDEFGIPVLITPAKSFNNKEVSYFYGVPLSKREEITDNNFTYQQLPASQLYVMYYKGNYEGRVQSINKLLKKATADSLKTGLLQETFIEPPQENAPVLLKLALPVSH; this is encoded by the coding sequence ATGCTTTTTGTAGATGAAAGCAAATCGTTCAGAATAGAGAGAACTATAGATTATCCTTTGGAAAAAGTCTATCCACAGTTCAATAATTTTCAAAATATGACGCGTTGGAATGCCTATTTTGTAGAAAATCCACAGCTTAAATTTGAATATTTTATCCCTTACGAAGGTCAAGGCGCTTCTATGAATTTTGTGGAGGCTAAGCGGGGCATCGGGATGGTTTTCCTAAGGTATGAGAATCCTAACCAAACTTTAAAATACGAGTTTTTTAATCCTGATTCTAATATTCCACTAAAAATTGATGTCAAGCTCCTACCCAAAGGCAATGCCACAGAGGTTATCTGGCTGGTGAATACCCCAAAAATGCCATTGCTGAAACGCTATGTTAATCTGTTCTCGGCAGATAATTTTGAAGATTTGGTGGATAAGAGTATGGAAAATTTAAAAAATCTACTCAATAATAAGGTGGATAGAGCCGAAATTAATGCCAAAATAAAATACGATAGCCTAATGGTGGAGCAACAAGAACCAGCCGTTTTAGTGGGCATCAACTCTACGGCGCAGAACAAATCTAAATCCCAGTTGTTTAAAAACATTGTTAAAAATCATCATAAACTCCTTAATTACATCAATAATGATTTAGGAAAAAGAGAAGATGAGTTTGGAATTCCAGTGCTTATTACGCCTGCCAAAAGCTTTAATAATAAAGAAGTGAGCTATTTTTATGGCGTGCCGCTTTCTAAACGGGAGGAAATTACCGACAATAATTTTACCTACCAGCAGCTGCCAGCCTCTCAACTTTATGTGATGTATTACAAGGGCAATTATGAAGGGCGTGTGCAGAGCATCAACAAACTTCTGAAGAAAGCCACCGCAGATAGCCTGAAAACAGGGCTTTTACAAGAAACTTTTATAGAACCGCCGCAGGAAAATGCCCCAGTTTTGTTGAAGTTGGCACTCCCAGTATCGCACTAA
- a CDS encoding 2-oxoglutarate dehydrogenase E1 component, with translation MDKFSFLNAAHTHLIDSMYQQYLKYPDSLEPSWKAFFQGYDFALENFGEEDSFVEAVNQNPNVSAVQAIPDDISKEFKVVNLIEAYRTRGHLFTKTNPVRERRTYEPTLDIENFGLSKADLDTKFNSATQTGMPAAATLADIIKHLQRIYCDSIGVEYMHIRNIAERDFIRNWISQNENHPQLSSDEKVEILSKLNQAVAFENYLHTKFVGQKRFSLEGGESLIPALDQLISRASKHGVDEVVLGMAHRGRLNVLTNIFGKSYKQIFSEFEGKEFEEDVFSGDVKYHLGSTKKIKTASGEEVIINLTPNPSHLETVAALVEGITRAKVDHTYHNDFNKVLPIVIHGDAAIAGQGIVYEIAQMMTLDGYKTGGTVHIVVNNQVGFTTNYLDARSSTYCTDIAKVTDSPVMHVNDDDVEAVVHAIRFAADYRAAFGKDVYIDLLGYRKYGHNEGDEPRFTQPKLYSAIAKHPNPREIYKETLIKEGIVSNEKMKAMEVEFKALLDENFDASKEIAKNTLDVFMKEVWTKYLDPTTRNKVLNAIDTQFDTEKLKALAVQISSLPKDKAFIRKITRLFDQRLKMIDENNLDWAMAELLAYATLLAEGYNVRISGEDVERGTFSHRHAVLKTEDAEEEYTPLQHIENGGQFHIYNSLLSEYAVLGFDYGYAMASPDTLTIWEAQFGDFVNGAQIIVDQYLVAAEEKWKIQNGLVMLLPHGSEGQGAEHSSARLERFLTLCANNNIFVANCTVPANYFHLLRRQMKLPFRKPLVVMTPKSLLRHPKVVSKIEDLAEGTFQPVIDDASADPAKVERLVFCSGKIYYDLLAKKEEINDEKVALVRLEQLYPLDETKINEILDKYNQRKDFIWAQEEPENMGAWSYILRNFRNQDVQVISPVASGTPAPGSHKKFEINQTAVINKVFNTNDEPTKRPVTA, from the coding sequence ATGGATAAATTTTCATTTCTTAATGCTGCCCATACTCACTTGATCGATAGTATGTACCAGCAATATTTAAAATACCCAGATAGCTTAGAGCCTTCTTGGAAGGCTTTTTTTCAAGGGTATGACTTCGCTTTGGAGAACTTTGGGGAGGAGGATTCTTTTGTAGAAGCCGTTAACCAGAACCCTAATGTATCAGCCGTTCAGGCCATCCCAGATGATATCAGCAAAGAGTTTAAAGTCGTTAATTTAATAGAAGCGTACAGAACCCGAGGACATCTTTTCACCAAAACCAATCCAGTAAGGGAAAGAAGAACCTATGAACCTACGCTGGATATAGAGAATTTTGGACTCTCTAAGGCAGATTTAGACACCAAATTTAACTCTGCCACCCAAACAGGAATGCCTGCCGCTGCAACGCTTGCAGATATTATTAAGCATCTACAGCGCATTTATTGCGATTCTATTGGGGTAGAATATATGCACATCAGAAACATTGCGGAAAGAGATTTTATCCGAAATTGGATTTCTCAAAACGAAAACCATCCACAGCTTTCCTCTGATGAAAAAGTGGAGATTTTATCCAAACTCAACCAAGCTGTCGCTTTTGAAAACTACCTGCACACCAAGTTTGTAGGGCAGAAGCGTTTCTCTTTAGAAGGCGGCGAGTCGCTTATTCCAGCTTTAGACCAACTGATCAGTAGAGCCTCTAAACACGGCGTAGACGAGGTGGTTTTAGGAATGGCACACCGTGGGCGTCTTAATGTGCTGACCAACATTTTCGGGAAATCTTACAAGCAGATTTTCTCCGAGTTTGAAGGCAAAGAGTTTGAGGAAGATGTATTCTCTGGCGATGTAAAATACCACTTAGGATCTACCAAAAAAATAAAAACCGCTTCTGGCGAGGAGGTAATTATCAACCTAACGCCTAACCCATCGCATTTAGAAACGGTGGCGGCTTTAGTGGAAGGGATTACCAGAGCCAAAGTAGACCATACTTACCATAATGACTTTAACAAAGTTTTACCGATTGTGATCCATGGAGATGCCGCTATTGCAGGGCAAGGTATCGTTTACGAAATAGCGCAGATGATGACCTTAGATGGCTATAAAACAGGTGGTACCGTTCATATTGTGGTGAACAACCAAGTCGGTTTTACCACCAATTATTTAGATGCAAGATCGTCCACATATTGTACCGATATTGCCAAAGTAACGGATTCCCCAGTGATGCATGTGAACGATGATGATGTGGAAGCGGTGGTGCACGCCATTAGATTTGCTGCTGATTATCGCGCTGCTTTTGGAAAAGATGTGTACATTGACCTTTTAGGCTACAGAAAATACGGACACAACGAAGGCGATGAGCCGCGTTTTACCCAGCCTAAACTCTATAGCGCTATAGCGAAACACCCTAATCCAAGGGAAATTTATAAAGAAACTCTCATCAAAGAAGGCATCGTTTCTAATGAGAAAATGAAAGCGATGGAGGTGGAGTTTAAAGCCTTACTTGATGAAAATTTTGATGCCTCTAAGGAGATTGCTAAAAACACTTTAGATGTCTTTATGAAAGAGGTTTGGACGAAATATTTAGACCCAACCACCAGAAATAAAGTTTTAAATGCTATTGATACTCAGTTTGATACAGAAAAACTGAAAGCCTTAGCGGTACAAATATCATCATTACCAAAAGATAAAGCCTTTATTAGAAAAATCACCAGATTGTTTGACCAAAGGCTTAAGATGATTGATGAAAACAACTTAGACTGGGCTATGGCAGAGCTTTTAGCTTATGCAACACTCCTCGCCGAGGGCTATAATGTGCGTATTTCGGGCGAAGATGTGGAGCGTGGGACATTCTCTCACCGCCACGCCGTGCTAAAAACCGAAGATGCTGAGGAGGAATATACGCCGCTCCAGCATATAGAAAATGGCGGACAGTTCCATATTTATAACTCGTTGCTTTCGGAATATGCCGTTTTAGGCTTTGATTATGGTTATGCTATGGCATCGCCTGATACGCTGACCATCTGGGAGGCGCAATTTGGAGATTTCGTGAATGGCGCACAGATTATTGTAGACCAATATTTAGTAGCGGCAGAAGAGAAATGGAAAATCCAAAATGGCTTGGTGATGTTACTTCCTCACGGTTCCGAAGGGCAAGGGGCAGAGCACTCATCAGCGAGGTTGGAGCGCTTTTTAACCCTTTGTGCCAACAATAATATTTTCGTAGCGAATTGTACAGTACCTGCCAACTATTTCCATTTGTTGAGAAGACAGATGAAATTACCATTCAGAAAGCCATTGGTGGTGATGACGCCAAAATCTCTACTAAGACACCCGAAAGTGGTTTCTAAAATTGAAGATTTAGCCGAAGGAACCTTCCAACCCGTGATAGATGATGCGAGCGCCGACCCTGCCAAAGTGGAAAGATTGGTGTTCTGTTCTGGAAAAATCTACTACGATTTATTGGCGAAAAAAGAAGAAATCAATGATGAAAAAGTGGCATTGGTAAGATTGGAGCAACTTTACCCATTAGATGAAACTAAAATCAACGAGATATTAGATAAATATAATCAGAGAAAAGATTTCATTTGGGCACAAGAAGAGCCAGAGAATATGGGCGCTTGGAGCTATATCTTGAGAAATTTTAGAAATCAAGATGTTCAAGTGATTTCCCCAGTAGCAAGTGGTACACCAGCACCAGGTAGCCATAAGAAGTTTGAAATCAACCAAACGGCAGTCATCAACAAGGTATTTAATACCAATGATGAACCGACCAAAAGACCTGTAACCGCATAG
- the odhB gene encoding 2-oxoglutarate dehydrogenase complex dihydrolipoyllysine-residue succinyltransferase yields MSILEMKVPSPGESITEVEIATWLVQDGDYVEKDQPIAEVDSDKATLELPAEESGIITLKAEEGDVVEVGQVVCLIDMSAAKPEGGAKTEETPKEEKKEEPKVEAPKTETPAAATYATGTPSPAAKKILDEKGVNPAQVQGSGRDGRITKDDAEKASVAAMGSVNDTTGSRGSKTTKLSSLRRKLAQRLVSVKNETAMLTTFNEVDMSEIFRIRKQYKEEFAAKHGVGLGFMSFFTKAVTRALQMYPEVNSMIDGNQMISYDFCDISVAVSGPKGLMVPVLRNAETMSFRGVEAKIKELADKARNGKITVDEMTGGTFTITNGGVFGSMLSTPIINPPQSAILGMHNIIQRPVAVDGQVVIRPMMYVALSYDHRIIDGRESVGFLVAVKEAIDNPVEFLLGGDERRGLEL; encoded by the coding sequence ATGTCAATATTAGAAATGAAAGTACCCTCACCAGGGGAATCTATTACAGAAGTAGAAATAGCCACTTGGCTTGTTCAAGATGGAGATTATGTAGAAAAAGACCAACCTATTGCCGAAGTAGATTCGGATAAGGCGACCTTAGAACTTCCAGCTGAAGAGAGTGGTATCATTACCCTAAAAGCGGAAGAAGGCGATGTGGTAGAGGTAGGACAAGTGGTTTGCTTAATCGATATGAGTGCCGCTAAGCCAGAAGGCGGTGCTAAAACCGAAGAGACTCCAAAAGAAGAGAAAAAAGAAGAACCAAAAGTGGAAGCGCCAAAAACAGAAACTCCTGCAGCGGCGACTTATGCGACAGGAACGCCTTCGCCAGCGGCAAAGAAAATTTTAGATGAAAAAGGCGTTAATCCTGCGCAGGTGCAAGGCAGCGGTAGAGATGGTAGAATTACCAAAGATGATGCTGAAAAAGCCAGCGTAGCGGCTATGGGCTCTGTTAATGATACCACAGGTTCCAGAGGTTCTAAAACCACAAAATTATCTTCACTGAGAAGAAAATTAGCCCAAAGATTGGTTTCTGTAAAAAATGAAACCGCTATGCTCACCACTTTTAACGAGGTGGATATGAGCGAAATCTTTAGAATTAGAAAACAATACAAAGAAGAATTTGCAGCGAAACACGGCGTGGGGCTTGGTTTTATGTCTTTCTTTACGAAAGCTGTTACCAGAGCGCTTCAGATGTATCCAGAGGTCAACTCTATGATAGATGGTAACCAAATGATCTCTTACGATTTCTGCGATATTTCTGTGGCGGTGTCAGGACCGAAAGGTTTAATGGTGCCAGTGCTTAGAAATGCAGAAACAATGTCTTTCCGTGGCGTAGAAGCCAAAATTAAAGAATTGGCAGACAAAGCGAGAAACGGAAAAATTACCGTAGACGAGATGACTGGCGGTACCTTTACCATTACCAATGGAGGGGTGTTTGGCTCTATGCTTTCTACACCAATTATCAACCCGCCGCAGTCGGCTATTTTGGGAATGCATAACATTATCCAGAGACCAGTGGCTGTAGATGGGCAAGTGGTAATCCGCCCGATGATGTATGTGGCGCTATCTTACGACCATAGAATTATCGATGGTAGAGAGTCTGTAGGATTCTTGGTTGCTGTAAAAGAAGCGATTGACAATCCTGTAGAATTCCTTTTAGGCGGAGATGAAAGAAGAGGTTTAGAACTCTAA
- a CDS encoding endonuclease — translation MKKINYLLALMFGALALAQGPDGYYEGTDNLSGFNLKTKLSEIITQGHRDKGYGGLWTVYKTSDLDRYYENDNSILDIYSENPAGKDAYFYEPGDKQCGNYNKESDCYNREHIVPQSLFNKKSPMRNDPHFIVPTDGYVNAKRGDFPFGEVGNATWTSKNGSKLGKNKTPGFGGTVFEPIDEFKGDVARMIFYFVTRYEKEMPALKFKSGDILDPYEKRGITNWELQVLLKWHQNDPVSPREIDRNNAIYAFQFNRNPYIDHPEWVEKIWGKSSLPTDEVAVESKTQILVYPNPTKNGMIFIKNWKDYSKIDVFNVNGQKVLSQPSAEQIHVNLPKGVYILKADQNSTKLIVE, via the coding sequence GTTCGGAGCCTTGGCGTTAGCACAAGGTCCCGATGGCTATTATGAGGGCACTGACAATCTTAGCGGTTTTAATCTAAAAACCAAACTAAGCGAAATCATAACGCAAGGACATAGAGATAAAGGTTACGGTGGTCTCTGGACGGTTTATAAAACTTCGGATCTTGACCGTTATTATGAGAACGATAATAGCATTTTAGACATTTATTCTGAAAATCCTGCAGGAAAAGATGCTTATTTTTATGAGCCAGGGGATAAACAATGTGGAAATTATAATAAGGAAAGCGATTGCTATAACAGGGAGCATATTGTTCCACAGAGTTTATTTAATAAAAAATCGCCAATGCGAAACGACCCTCATTTTATTGTTCCTACAGATGGTTATGTGAACGCAAAAAGAGGAGATTTCCCTTTTGGAGAAGTCGGTAATGCAACTTGGACCTCTAAAAATGGTTCTAAATTAGGTAAAAATAAAACTCCAGGATTTGGCGGAACGGTATTTGAGCCTATTGATGAATTTAAAGGCGATGTTGCCAGAATGATTTTCTATTTTGTTACCCGATATGAGAAAGAAATGCCTGCCCTTAAATTTAAAAGTGGAGATATTTTGGATCCTTACGAAAAACGAGGTATCACCAATTGGGAGCTTCAAGTTTTGTTAAAATGGCATCAAAACGACCCTGTAAGCCCAAGAGAGATTGACAGAAATAATGCCATCTATGCATTTCAATTTAACAGAAACCCTTATATAGACCACCCTGAGTGGGTAGAAAAAATTTGGGGAAAATCATCACTACCAACGGATGAAGTGGCTGTAGAAAGCAAAACTCAAATTTTGGTTTATCCTAACCCTACCAAAAATGGAATGATTTTCATCAAAAATTGGAAAGATTATTCTAAAATTGATGTGTTCAATGTCAACGGTCAGAAAGTGCTCTCCCAACCATCAGCAGAGCAAATTCATGTGAATTTACCGAAAGGCGTTTATATCTTGAAAGCCGACCAAAATTCCACTAAATTGATTGTAGAATAA